In Bacteriovorax stolpii, a single genomic region encodes these proteins:
- a CDS encoding glycosyltransferase family 2 protein, whose amino-acid sequence MTNDLSIPASVLIIAQNAEKHLRRCLDSLKAFKEVVIIDGGSKDKTEEIAKTYPNVKFVKNPWPGFIPQRNVSIDNASYEWCFMIDSDEAATPELVEEIRKVVEKNDRTIAMWRVVRTEYFEGAAIEYGHGRSDYQERLFLRDRTRYTGGNHHLHLIDGIDLGKQPHLMADFPRHVRVLHDPDYDLDAMITKMPRFSMLIGSEKFNKGRRVSAPEVIFSFVWTAIRMSWRSRKMGKRGIVLAFMKAYSDSLAKLYIYDLQNFRNIKQSEADKKYVG is encoded by the coding sequence ATGACTAACGATTTATCTATTCCCGCATCTGTTCTCATCATCGCTCAAAATGCCGAAAAACACTTAAGACGCTGTCTTGATTCACTCAAAGCTTTTAAAGAAGTCGTAATCATTGATGGTGGGAGTAAGGATAAAACGGAAGAGATCGCTAAAACTTACCCCAATGTAAAATTCGTTAAAAACCCATGGCCGGGATTTATCCCGCAAAGAAACGTTTCAATTGATAACGCTTCTTATGAGTGGTGTTTTATGATCGACTCTGATGAAGCTGCGACTCCTGAGCTCGTTGAAGAAATAAGAAAAGTTGTGGAGAAAAACGACCGCACGATCGCCATGTGGCGAGTGGTGAGAACGGAGTACTTTGAAGGCGCGGCTATCGAATACGGACATGGCAGAAGCGACTATCAAGAAAGACTCTTTTTAAGAGACAGAACAAGATACACTGGTGGAAACCACCACCTGCACCTTATTGATGGAATTGACTTAGGAAAACAACCACACCTGATGGCCGATTTTCCTCGCCACGTAAGAGTGCTTCACGATCCGGATTATGACCTGGATGCGATGATTACGAAGATGCCCCGCTTTTCAATGCTCATTGGCTCTGAAAAGTTTAATAAGGGCAGACGCGTTTCTGCTCCGGAAGTTATTTTCTCCTTTGTCTGGACGGCCATTCGTATGAGTTGGCGTTCACGAAAAATGGGCAAGAGAGGAATTGTTCTCGCTTTCATGAAAGCATACAGCGACTCTCTGGCAAAACTTTATATTTATGATCTTCAAAATTTCCGCAATATCAAACAAAGTGAAGCGGATAAAAAGTACGTAGGATAA
- a CDS encoding endonuclease I family protein gives MKTTIGLLLLALVSVASAAESTYYPEAFMQVIAKGQVKDDALKTEIYNVLVSNHQRDTKGGRDTLGCDQAGAGNCYGHRVLGYDGARKVLFGKLHLEESNGKTFIRDVYCHKTFSSGAGVKPGAIPNSNQINCEHTWPQSKFTGSFPKDMQKSDLHHLFPTDSKANSVRGNYDFADISQDNGALAGDCEASKSGSSNDGGSDDLFEPPTEHKGNVARAIFYFSVRYKIKVPAAEERVLRKWNEIDPVDDAEMERNNQIQEAQGNRNPFIDFPNLANYINKF, from the coding sequence TTGAAGACAACGATTGGCTTACTTCTCCTTGCTCTTGTATCGGTAGCATCTGCTGCTGAATCAACTTACTATCCAGAAGCTTTCATGCAAGTGATCGCAAAAGGACAAGTAAAAGACGACGCTCTTAAAACTGAAATTTACAATGTATTAGTCTCTAACCACCAAAGAGATACAAAAGGTGGAAGAGACACTCTTGGTTGCGACCAAGCAGGTGCAGGAAACTGCTACGGACACAGAGTTCTAGGATACGATGGAGCTAGAAAAGTTCTTTTCGGAAAACTTCACCTTGAAGAAAGCAATGGTAAAACATTCATCAGAGATGTTTACTGCCACAAAACTTTCTCTTCTGGAGCAGGTGTAAAACCAGGTGCTATTCCAAACAGCAACCAAATCAACTGCGAACACACTTGGCCACAATCAAAATTCACAGGGTCATTCCCAAAAGATATGCAGAAGTCTGACCTGCACCACCTTTTCCCAACAGACTCAAAAGCAAACTCAGTTAGAGGAAACTACGACTTCGCTGACATCTCTCAAGACAATGGTGCTCTTGCTGGTGATTGTGAAGCTTCAAAATCTGGTTCATCTAACGATGGTGGAAGCGATGATCTTTTCGAGCCACCAACTGAACACAAAGGAAACGTAGCTCGCGCTATCTTCTACTTCTCAGTTAGATACAAAATCAAAGTTCCAGCTGCAGAAGAAAGAGTTCTAAGAAAGTGGAACGAAATCGATCCAGTTGATGACGCAGAAATGGAAAGAAACAACCAAATCCAAGAAGCTCAAGGAAACAGAAACCCATTCATCGATTTCCCAAACCTTGCTAACTACATTAACAAATTCTAA
- a CDS encoding glycosyltransferase family 4 protein: MKVILFNGYDVWGGGEKWNFEVAQKLLSAGHEVVFIGPANGELFKRFNKLKTTQPNLDTLEFPITDKTYLNIVKQMVFWQLLNQINADAFVFNSYRDVRAVGWAVGRSHIKKRILRVGTPHAPKNKWSYRLTFKNGINTFVGISEDCIEAFRKTVPEFLEGKTIAKITNGIKLDEFVPVKKEIGETFIFGNCCRLTEQKGLSLFLQAMKKLVDQGHNVKAIIAGDGEDKEKLYNERKDLGLDSVVEFTGHIEKTAEFYPQIDALLFTSYFEGTARTILESYACARPVIAFKASSMAEMVNDGVDGYFAEAFSADDLAKKAALMIADKKKVLEMGQAGRAKVEREFSSDATYAEWVKLITK; this comes from the coding sequence ATGAAAGTTATTCTCTTTAACGGATACGATGTTTGGGGCGGCGGTGAGAAGTGGAACTTCGAAGTCGCCCAGAAACTTTTATCTGCCGGGCACGAAGTGGTCTTTATTGGACCTGCTAATGGAGAGCTTTTTAAGCGTTTTAATAAGCTTAAAACAACTCAGCCTAATCTCGACACGCTTGAGTTCCCAATCACCGATAAAACCTACCTGAACATTGTTAAACAGATGGTCTTCTGGCAGCTTTTAAATCAAATCAATGCTGATGCCTTCGTCTTTAACTCTTACCGCGACGTAAGAGCTGTAGGATGGGCCGTGGGGCGCTCGCATATTAAAAAGCGCATCCTGCGAGTCGGGACACCTCATGCTCCAAAAAATAAGTGGAGCTATCGCCTGACTTTTAAAAATGGGATCAATACTTTTGTTGGCATTTCTGAAGATTGTATTGAAGCATTCAGAAAAACAGTTCCTGAATTTCTTGAAGGAAAGACGATCGCTAAGATCACCAATGGAATTAAACTCGATGAGTTTGTGCCGGTAAAAAAAGAAATCGGTGAAACCTTTATCTTTGGAAACTGCTGCCGCTTAACGGAGCAAAAAGGGCTTTCGCTCTTTTTACAGGCGATGAAAAAACTGGTGGATCAAGGTCATAACGTGAAGGCGATAATCGCTGGAGACGGGGAAGACAAAGAGAAGCTCTATAATGAAAGAAAAGACCTTGGGCTGGATTCAGTAGTTGAATTCACCGGACATATCGAAAAAACGGCAGAGTTTTATCCACAGATTGATGCCTTACTTTTCACTTCTTATTTTGAAGGGACAGCAAGAACCATTTTAGAGTCGTACGCTTGCGCCAGACCTGTTATTGCTTTTAAGGCCAGCAGTATGGCCGAAATGGTAAATGATGGAGTTGACGGTTATTTTGCTGAAGCTTTTAGCGCAGATGACCTCGCTAAAAAAGCGGCACTGATGATCGCTGATAAAAAGAAAGTCCTAGAAATGGGGCAGGCGGGAAGAGCAAAGGTCGAACGCGAGTTTTCAAGCGATGCGACCTATGCTGAATGGGTCAAATTAATTACCAAATAA
- a CDS encoding glycosyl transferase: MKKISGFTFIKNGLTLGYPILESVLSIEPICDEVVINVGFDDQECTKDDGTYAYLTSNLKGEKYKFIKSWWDPAIQKSGLILSQQTNIALEQCTGKYCQYIQGDECIHEDDLPAILAGVEEMEKNDQIDGLVFNYMHFYGNVDIYKYTRTMYRREVRLVRNHKGIKSWLDAQGFRKADDTKLKARLIKARIFHYGWARPEKVMAKKVVAFDRLYHGNAKDNQKEFAYTRVWGLKKFKGTHPRVAKPWLDANRNELDFDKLPFQFSSRILDVIVSDLIESATGYRIGEYKNYKLI; this comes from the coding sequence TTGAAAAAAATTTCTGGTTTTACATTTATTAAAAACGGTCTGACTTTAGGATACCCCATCCTGGAGAGTGTCCTTTCGATTGAGCCTATCTGTGATGAAGTTGTCATCAACGTAGGTTTTGATGACCAGGAATGCACAAAAGATGACGGGACATACGCTTATTTAACGTCAAACCTTAAAGGTGAGAAATACAAGTTTATTAAAAGCTGGTGGGACCCTGCGATTCAAAAAAGCGGGTTGATTCTTTCTCAGCAAACGAATATCGCACTTGAGCAGTGTACAGGGAAATACTGTCAGTACATTCAGGGCGATGAGTGCATTCATGAAGATGATCTGCCGGCGATTTTAGCAGGTGTTGAAGAGATGGAAAAAAATGATCAGATCGATGGTCTGGTTTTTAACTACATGCACTTCTATGGAAATGTGGACATCTATAAATACACAAGAACAATGTACAGAAGAGAAGTCCGCCTGGTGAGAAATCACAAAGGGATTAAATCGTGGCTGGATGCTCAGGGCTTTAGAAAGGCCGATGATACTAAACTTAAAGCGCGCTTGATTAAAGCGAGAATTTTCCACTACGGTTGGGCAAGACCAGAAAAAGTCATGGCCAAAAAAGTGGTGGCCTTCGACCGCCTTTATCATGGCAACGCTAAAGATAATCAAAAAGAATTCGCCTACACCCGCGTGTGGGGTCTAAAGAAATTTAAAGGCACCCACCCTAGGGTGGCCAAGCCGTGGTTAGATGCTAACCGCAATGAGCTGGATTTTGATAAACTTCCATTTCAATTTTCTTCGCGTATCTTAGACGTTATTGTGAGCGATTTAATTGAAAGTGCTACCGGTTACCGTATCGGTGAGTACAAAAACTACAAGCTGATTTAA